A single Crateriforma conspicua DNA region contains:
- a CDS encoding FG-GAP repeat domain-containing protein: protein MSSSRLLIGVQANRSASVRAGDVDGDDDVDLVVANGRHWPGQNLIFLNQTRARFNVARPLGRDLCTSYACELADLDGDGDLDVAVGNDQAPSRVFLNDGTGRFQFHTNLGQPRSVRSLSIADIDGDQDMDLILTCRGSANPIYLNNGSADFQHALDFGTREDSTIDVAVVDLNEDGRLDLILANRDDQPNTILLAEDPGNLEKDTVRFGAPIAFGTAESSRAVATADFDGDGHMDWVVGNIGAANVVFLGDGTGGVTREIKIGRQDGQTFCIAVADLDRDGLPDIVAGNQGQPNVVCYNRDNARRFVTQSFGPEQSATYGLCVGDFSGDGYPDIAIANSDQQNQIFVNQPARQ from the coding sequence GTGTCGAGTTCTCGATTGCTGATCGGCGTGCAAGCCAATCGATCGGCATCGGTGCGTGCCGGGGATGTGGACGGCGACGATGATGTCGACCTCGTTGTGGCCAACGGTCGGCACTGGCCGGGACAAAATCTGATTTTCCTGAATCAAACGCGGGCAAGGTTCAACGTGGCGCGTCCATTGGGGCGTGACCTGTGTACCAGTTATGCATGTGAATTAGCTGATCTGGATGGCGATGGCGACTTGGACGTGGCGGTCGGCAATGACCAGGCGCCGTCGCGGGTGTTCTTGAATGATGGCACCGGTCGGTTTCAATTTCACACGAACCTGGGCCAGCCCCGAAGCGTTCGCAGTCTGAGCATCGCGGACATCGACGGCGATCAAGATATGGATTTGATTTTGACCTGTCGCGGAAGCGCCAATCCGATCTATCTGAACAACGGTTCGGCCGATTTCCAGCACGCTTTGGATTTTGGGACACGTGAGGATTCCACCATCGACGTGGCCGTCGTTGATCTAAACGAAGATGGACGATTGGACCTGATCCTTGCGAATCGTGACGATCAACCCAACACGATCCTGCTTGCCGAAGATCCCGGTAATTTAGAGAAGGACACCGTACGATTTGGTGCGCCCATTGCATTTGGCACAGCGGAATCAAGCCGTGCGGTCGCGACGGCCGATTTCGACGGCGATGGTCATATGGATTGGGTCGTCGGAAACATTGGTGCCGCCAATGTGGTTTTCCTGGGCGACGGCACCGGGGGAGTGACGCGTGAAATCAAGATTGGCCGCCAAGACGGGCAAACGTTTTGTATCGCCGTTGCAGATCTTGATCGGGATGGCCTCCCCGACATCGTGGCGGGCAATCAGGGGCAACCCAATGTGGTTTGCTACAATCGCGACAACGCACGACGTTTTGTCACGCAATCTTTCGGGCCGGAGCAATCGGCAACGTACGGATTGTGTGTCGGTGATTTTTCTGGTGACGGTTACCCCGACATCGCCATCGCCAATTCGGACCAGCAGAACCAAATCTTCGTCAATCAACCGGCAAGGCAATGA
- a CDS encoding sulfatase-like hydrolase/transferase translates to MVRSKSLVLLTLLFSVPVGAESGTTDWPSFRGSGAQGVANGYETPVQWDATDLDDPSVLWKSAVPGLGHSCPVIVGDRLFVATAVATDGDVPLQIGRAGNTNAADDNSEQKWMLLCFDKNTGEELWRKTVYQGVPKATRHAKATHANTTVAVSADNVVAFFGSEGLYCYDLNGELKWKKDLGIVDVSKYGIGWGYASSPVIHDGHIVLVCDDPDHPHIIAVDLKDGEPIWRRDRDEVCERSWGTPLIHEVDGRAQVVVNGFPWIVAYDLQTGDEVWRIEGGGDNPIPTPFVANDRIYITSAHGGPSPVIAVRTDAKGNLTDSVSPQDAGLVWRVEKGGSYMSTPVVVGGYLYLGHSNGVLRCFHANTGEKLYEKRLDSGAYVVSSLVAANDKIYCTSEDGTVYVIAAGPEYKLLAKNPLGDSCLATPAISAGTIYFRTARSLMAIGPEIDAAVSDVGLEASRKPNVLFIAVDDLRPTLGCYGDAHAISPNIDGLAESGMRFNRAYCQVAVCNPSRASLMTGLRPDTLGVWTLPIHFREAKPDAVTLPQWLRRFGYTAVGHGKIFHNPTPDPQSWSEPVRSLPSLPYVYPDGTRDVVRQAMEKLPANDWRKNNLRALATSAPDLPDSELLDGARTDLCIEDMRRLAKSKQPFFLAMGYIRPHLAFVAPKKYWDLYDSEELPVLAGQATPEGAPPYAIHNNSELSHYVDLIDMPKPWDTDDLAADKARRLVHGYHACVSYIDAQIGRLLKALDEEGLRENTIVVLWSDHGWKLGEYRGWGKMTNYEIDARVPLIISAPGLNNDGQCTESLVELLDLFPTLCELAGVEIPDFVEGKSLVPILRDPDATVHSSVLSQYYRRYEDTEYMGYSMRTDRYRYIEWRDFATGELKDQELYDHQAAGDQGGFQPNLGTPEAKNIAEEVDPSLLAKLSEQLQSQHPPRKLSLTPAVHTSPSGPGRWQVEFTFENRTDGDIFLQASKPTGRRAVKRTLAPGDSITLNARIGGVYVAESRDGSIHEIHSPCWPPRTVVIRK, encoded by the coding sequence ATGGTTCGTTCAAAATCTTTGGTCTTGTTGACATTGTTGTTCAGCGTACCTGTCGGTGCAGAATCTGGAACAACCGACTGGCCCAGTTTTCGTGGTTCCGGGGCCCAAGGTGTTGCCAACGGATATGAGACGCCGGTGCAGTGGGATGCGACGGATCTCGATGACCCATCGGTGTTGTGGAAGTCCGCGGTCCCGGGACTGGGGCATTCATGTCCGGTGATCGTTGGCGACCGTCTTTTTGTTGCGACTGCGGTGGCGACCGACGGGGATGTCCCTCTTCAGATTGGTCGTGCTGGCAATACGAACGCGGCAGATGACAACAGCGAACAAAAGTGGATGTTGCTTTGCTTCGATAAGAACACCGGCGAAGAACTTTGGCGGAAAACGGTCTATCAGGGAGTTCCCAAGGCAACGCGACATGCCAAGGCAACGCACGCGAATACCACCGTTGCGGTCAGCGCAGACAATGTGGTGGCGTTCTTCGGTTCCGAAGGCCTGTACTGCTATGACCTGAACGGCGAATTGAAATGGAAGAAGGATCTGGGCATTGTGGATGTCAGCAAGTATGGCATCGGTTGGGGCTACGCCAGTTCGCCGGTGATCCATGATGGACACATCGTATTGGTCTGCGATGATCCCGATCATCCGCACATTATCGCCGTCGACTTGAAGGATGGTGAGCCCATCTGGCGTCGCGATCGTGACGAGGTCTGCGAACGCAGTTGGGGCACACCCCTGATTCATGAAGTCGACGGGCGTGCTCAGGTGGTTGTCAACGGGTTCCCTTGGATCGTCGCCTACGATTTACAAACCGGTGATGAGGTTTGGCGTATCGAAGGGGGAGGCGACAACCCAATCCCTACCCCCTTTGTCGCGAATGATCGAATCTACATTACCAGTGCACACGGCGGCCCTTCGCCTGTGATCGCGGTCCGCACCGACGCCAAGGGGAATCTGACCGATTCGGTGTCGCCCCAAGACGCGGGGTTGGTTTGGCGTGTGGAAAAGGGGGGCTCCTATATGTCGACGCCTGTCGTCGTCGGGGGCTACCTGTATTTGGGGCATTCCAACGGCGTGCTGCGCTGTTTTCATGCGAACACAGGAGAGAAGCTTTACGAAAAGCGACTGGACAGTGGCGCTTATGTGGTGTCGTCTCTGGTGGCAGCAAACGACAAGATCTACTGCACGTCGGAAGACGGCACCGTGTATGTGATTGCCGCGGGGCCGGAATACAAACTGTTGGCAAAGAATCCGCTGGGCGATTCTTGTCTGGCCACCCCCGCAATCTCCGCCGGGACGATCTATTTTCGCACCGCCAGATCGTTGATGGCCATCGGACCGGAAATCGATGCTGCGGTGTCGGATGTGGGCTTGGAAGCGAGTCGAAAACCCAATGTCTTATTCATTGCGGTCGATGACCTGCGTCCAACGCTTGGTTGTTATGGAGATGCCCACGCGATCAGTCCGAATATCGATGGTTTGGCGGAAAGTGGAATGCGTTTCAATCGCGCCTATTGTCAGGTTGCCGTGTGCAATCCGTCGCGAGCCAGTTTGATGACCGGATTGCGTCCCGACACGTTGGGCGTTTGGACGCTGCCGATCCATTTTCGCGAGGCGAAACCGGATGCGGTCACATTGCCACAGTGGTTGCGACGGTTCGGGTACACCGCGGTCGGTCATGGCAAGATCTTTCATAATCCGACGCCGGACCCACAATCTTGGAGCGAACCAGTTCGCAGTTTGCCTTCGCTGCCTTATGTCTATCCCGATGGTACCCGCGACGTTGTGCGCCAGGCCATGGAAAAGCTGCCCGCGAACGACTGGCGTAAGAACAATTTGCGTGCGTTGGCGACGTCGGCGCCCGATTTGCCGGACAGTGAATTGCTGGATGGGGCCAGAACGGATTTGTGCATCGAAGACATGCGACGGTTAGCCAAGTCGAAACAGCCGTTCTTCTTGGCCATGGGCTACATCCGGCCTCACCTTGCGTTTGTCGCGCCGAAAAAATATTGGGACCTGTACGATTCGGAGGAATTGCCCGTGTTGGCAGGTCAGGCAACACCGGAGGGGGCGCCGCCGTATGCGATTCACAACAACAGTGAATTGTCACACTATGTTGATCTGATCGACATGCCCAAACCCTGGGACACTGACGATTTGGCCGCCGACAAAGCTCGGCGATTAGTTCATGGTTATCACGCCTGTGTCAGCTACATTGACGCGCAAATTGGGCGACTGTTGAAGGCGTTGGACGAAGAAGGTTTGCGAGAAAATACCATTGTCGTTTTGTGGAGCGATCATGGCTGGAAGCTTGGGGAGTATCGTGGTTGGGGAAAGATGACCAACTATGAGATTGATGCTCGTGTGCCACTGATTATTTCTGCACCTGGGTTAAACAACGACGGGCAGTGCACCGAATCGCTGGTTGAATTGCTGGATTTGTTTCCGACCCTTTGTGAATTGGCCGGGGTGGAGATCCCCGACTTTGTCGAAGGCAAAAGTTTGGTCCCGATTCTGCGTGATCCAGACGCGACGGTCCATTCATCCGTATTGAGTCAGTACTACCGCCGTTATGAGGACACCGAGTACATGGGGTATTCGATGCGAACCGACCGGTATCGCTACATCGAATGGCGCGACTTTGCGACCGGGGAATTGAAAGATCAAGAGCTGTATGATCATCAAGCCGCTGGCGATCAGGGCGGATTTCAGCCGAACTTGGGAACGCCGGAAGCGAAGAACATCGCGGAAGAGGTTGATCCGTCGTTATTGGCGAAGCTGAGCGAACAATTGCAGTCGCAACACCCGCCGAGAAAATTGAGTTTGACGCCTGCCGTGCACACCAGCCCGTCCGGGCCCGGACGTTGGCAGGTCGAATTCACCTTTGAGAATCGGACGGACGGGGACATCTTTCTGCAGGCGAGCAAACCCACCGGTCGACGAGCCGTCAAGCGAACCCTGGCACCGGGCGATTCGATCACATTGAATGCCCGCATCGGTGGCGTTTATGTGGCGGAAAGTCGCGACGGATCCATTCATGAAATTCATTCACCGTGTTGGCCGCCACGAACAGTGGTCATCCGAAAGTGA
- a CDS encoding sulfatase-like hydrolase/transferase: MKIASFLNLWLLGWAFTTCCLGGRSVEAARPNVLFIAVDDLNDWIGCLGGHPQTLTPNIDRLAASGQLFSNAHCPAPACNPSRGAILSGISPHVSGLYDNRQKMRQMMPDAELLPKYFSRHGYWSAGSGKILHYFTDADSWDDYFPPKETENPFPRTFYPKNRPVSLPVGGPWQYIETDWAALDVTGEAFGGDWSVSEWIGQQLSRQHDQAFFLACGIYRPHEPWFVPEKYFRPFLLDDIQLPPGYREDDLDDLPPSGKSRGPNRYFAHIRKHGQWKRAIQGYLASIHFADAMVGRVLDALANGPNRDNTIVVLWSDHGWHLGEKHHWQKYTGWRVCTLVPLIVRVPAGVSALPDGTRAGAVCSRPVNLLSLYPTLTDLAGLPAKEGNDGPSLVPLLKDPQSDWPHASLTFLNRPGNLAISGERWRYIRYGNGDHELYDIAKDPHEWENLAERPEHNAEIRRLQQFVPETFANYRSDNTASLPVLSWNPIGDGALPESKPGEATVDVIIANRAGQPVDVWWIDAEGRARSFGTLEAGWQKAFGTHPGTVLHVQTIDGKTIGYFIVDDQPSLAMIPAL; this comes from the coding sequence ATGAAAATTGCTTCGTTTTTGAATCTGTGGCTTTTGGGTTGGGCATTCACGACCTGTTGTTTGGGAGGCCGATCGGTTGAAGCAGCGCGGCCGAACGTTCTGTTTATCGCCGTTGATGATTTGAATGATTGGATCGGCTGTCTGGGCGGACATCCGCAAACGTTGACGCCGAATATCGACCGCCTGGCGGCCAGCGGCCAGTTATTCAGTAACGCTCATTGTCCCGCACCGGCATGCAATCCGTCGCGTGGTGCGATTTTGTCGGGCATCTCGCCGCACGTGTCGGGGCTGTATGACAATCGACAAAAGATGCGCCAGATGATGCCCGACGCCGAATTGTTGCCCAAGTACTTTTCACGTCACGGGTATTGGTCGGCCGGATCTGGAAAGATCTTGCATTACTTCACCGATGCCGATTCGTGGGACGATTATTTTCCACCCAAGGAAACCGAAAATCCGTTCCCACGCACGTTCTATCCCAAGAATCGTCCGGTCAGTTTGCCTGTTGGTGGACCTTGGCAGTACATCGAAACCGACTGGGCGGCGCTGGATGTGACAGGCGAAGCATTTGGCGGTGATTGGTCGGTTTCCGAGTGGATCGGGCAGCAGCTTTCCAGGCAACACGATCAGGCATTCTTTTTGGCTTGTGGGATTTACCGACCACATGAACCCTGGTTTGTACCGGAAAAATACTTTCGGCCGTTTCTGTTGGACGACATTCAGTTGCCGCCGGGGTATCGCGAAGACGATCTGGATGATCTGCCACCGTCAGGCAAGTCGCGTGGACCGAATCGCTACTTCGCACACATTCGCAAGCATGGGCAATGGAAGCGGGCGATTCAAGGTTATCTGGCATCGATCCATTTTGCCGATGCGATGGTCGGTCGAGTGTTGGACGCTTTGGCGAACGGTCCGAATCGAGACAACACGATCGTCGTTTTGTGGAGCGATCATGGTTGGCACTTGGGTGAAAAGCATCACTGGCAAAAGTACACAGGTTGGCGCGTCTGCACTCTTGTTCCGTTGATCGTGCGTGTTCCGGCGGGCGTTTCGGCTTTGCCCGATGGAACGCGGGCCGGTGCGGTGTGCAGTCGTCCGGTGAACTTGCTTAGCCTTTATCCCACACTGACGGACTTGGCCGGGCTGCCAGCGAAAGAAGGCAATGATGGACCGAGTCTGGTGCCACTTTTGAAGGATCCACAGTCCGATTGGCCCCATGCGTCGCTGACCTTCCTGAACCGACCCGGAAATCTGGCAATCAGCGGTGAACGCTGGCGGTACATCCGGTATGGCAACGGCGACCACGAGTTGTACGACATCGCGAAGGATCCCCATGAATGGGAGAACCTTGCGGAACGCCCCGAGCACAACGCAGAAATCCGGCGGCTGCAGCAATTCGTGCCTGAAACCTTCGCGAATTACCGAAGTGACAACACCGCGTCATTGCCTGTACTTTCCTGGAACCCGATCGGCGACGGAGCGTTGCCCGAATCAAAGCCGGGCGAGGCCACGGTTGACGTGATCATTGCCAACCGTGCGGGGCAACCGGTCGATGTCTGGTGGATCGACGCCGAGGGCCGGGCGCGGTCGTTCGGAACGCTGGAGGCCGGGTGGCAGAAGGCTTTCGGCACGCATCCGGGAACCGTTTTGCATGTCCAAACCATCGACGGCAAAACGATCGGATACTTCATCGTCGATGACCAGCCATCGCTTGCCATGATTCCGGCATTGTGA
- the ilvB gene encoding biosynthetic-type acetolactate synthase large subunit — MSTVDSDSSATSGSKPADAPVMNGADILVKSLVDQGVDTLFAYPGGCSMPMHQSLTRFGVDLRTILPRHEQGGAFAAQGYARSTGKVGVAMATSGPGATNLVTAIADAKLDSIPMVCITGQVPTGMIGSDAFQETPMAEICRGITKHHYLVTDLADLPRIMKEAFHIATTGRPGPVLVDMPKDVQLTTAELDLDPEMDLPGYEPTPPEIPSETIRQINAAIKLSRRPVIYAGGGIILGNASEELRQFIRQSGIPVVTTIMGIGAVDPADPLSMDWLGMHGSAYANYAVRDCDLLIALGVRFDDRVTGKVEAFAKDAKIIHVDIDGSELNKNKEAHIPVRGDVKRFLVQMNEIVQHCEIDPWRDHCSELKAKYPLTYDDSFDGILQQHAIKTLSDVTADMNTYISVGVGQHQMWAAQFYKFRRPRTFMSSSGLGTMGFGLPAAMGVQAAHPDALVIDIDGDGSFQMNIQELATCFCEELPVKVFLLNNQHLGMVVQWEDRFMDRNRAHTYLGPIHHDEAKGKSDADRFEYAKERYPNFVQIAKGYGCGAATVRKKADLESAIREMIEYKGPFLLDVEVPYQEHVLPMIPGGHTVDDIILE; from the coding sequence ATGAGCACCGTTGATTCAGATTCGTCCGCCACCAGCGGATCCAAGCCAGCCGACGCCCCCGTGATGAACGGCGCCGATATTTTGGTCAAATCGCTGGTCGATCAGGGCGTCGATACGCTGTTCGCCTACCCCGGCGGATGCAGCATGCCGATGCACCAATCGCTGACCCGTTTCGGCGTCGATTTACGGACGATCCTGCCCCGACACGAACAGGGCGGCGCGTTCGCCGCCCAAGGTTACGCCCGCAGCACCGGCAAAGTCGGCGTCGCCATGGCCACCAGCGGCCCCGGCGCGACCAACCTGGTCACCGCGATCGCCGATGCCAAACTGGACAGCATTCCGATGGTCTGCATCACCGGCCAAGTCCCCACCGGGATGATCGGCAGTGACGCGTTCCAGGAAACGCCCATGGCGGAAATCTGCCGCGGAATCACCAAGCATCACTACTTGGTGACCGACCTGGCCGACCTGCCGCGGATCATGAAGGAAGCCTTCCACATCGCGACCACCGGACGCCCCGGACCGGTCTTGGTCGACATGCCCAAGGACGTCCAACTGACGACCGCGGAATTGGACCTGGATCCGGAAATGGATCTGCCCGGCTATGAACCCACACCGCCGGAAATCCCGTCCGAAACGATCCGCCAAATCAACGCGGCGATCAAGCTTTCACGACGTCCGGTCATCTACGCCGGTGGCGGCATCATCCTGGGCAACGCCAGCGAAGAACTTCGCCAATTCATCCGCCAAAGCGGTATCCCCGTGGTGACCACCATCATGGGCATCGGTGCGGTCGATCCGGCCGACCCGCTGTCGATGGACTGGCTGGGCATGCACGGTTCGGCCTACGCCAACTATGCCGTTCGCGACTGTGACCTGTTGATCGCCTTGGGCGTGCGGTTCGACGACCGAGTGACGGGCAAGGTCGAAGCGTTCGCCAAAGACGCCAAGATCATTCACGTCGATATCGACGGATCCGAGTTGAACAAGAACAAGGAAGCCCACATCCCGGTCCGCGGCGATGTCAAACGCTTCCTGGTCCAAATGAACGAGATCGTTCAACACTGTGAAATCGATCCGTGGCGCGACCACTGCAGCGAACTGAAAGCCAAGTACCCGCTGACGTACGACGATTCGTTTGACGGCATCCTGCAACAGCACGCCATCAAAACGCTCAGCGATGTCACCGCCGACATGAACACCTACATCAGCGTGGGCGTCGGCCAACACCAAATGTGGGCGGCACAGTTCTATAAGTTCCGTCGCCCGCGGACGTTCATGTCCAGCAGCGGCCTTGGCACCATGGGCTTTGGCCTGCCCGCGGCGATGGGCGTTCAAGCGGCACATCCCGACGCCCTGGTCATCGACATCGACGGCGACGGCAGTTTCCAGATGAACATCCAAGAATTGGCGACGTGCTTCTGCGAAGAACTGCCCGTCAAAGTGTTCTTGCTGAACAACCAACACTTGGGCATGGTCGTTCAGTGGGAAGACCGATTCATGGACCGCAATCGCGCCCACACTTACCTGGGACCGATTCACCACGACGAAGCCAAGGGCAAGAGTGACGCGGACCGCTTCGAATACGCCAAAGAACGCTATCCGAATTTCGTCCAAATCGCCAAAGGCTATGGCTGTGGCGCCGCAACGGTTCGCAAGAAAGCGGACCTGGAATCGGCCATTCGCGAGATGATCGAATACAAGGGTCCGTTCTTGCTGGACGTCGAAGTCCCCTACCAAGAACACGTCTTGCCGATGATCCCCGGCGGTCACACCGTCGACGACATCATCCTGGAATAA
- a CDS encoding fluoride efflux transporter FluC, which translates to MTTWMNLGAIAAGGAVGATCRYLVTVAAMAVPGGSSLWGTTIVNVLGCGLLGGLAEFSLIHGNLPPAIALALRVGFLGSLTTFSTFAAESAATAGEGRLGVASVYVLTNLLVGWAVLLGSASMVRGWMS; encoded by the coding sequence ATGACAACTTGGATGAATCTCGGTGCAATTGCCGCAGGCGGCGCCGTCGGCGCGACCTGTCGCTATTTGGTGACCGTCGCCGCGATGGCGGTTCCGGGCGGGTCATCCCTGTGGGGGACCACGATCGTCAACGTGCTGGGCTGCGGTTTGCTGGGCGGATTGGCCGAATTCAGCCTGATTCACGGGAATTTGCCGCCCGCGATCGCGCTTGCCCTGCGAGTCGGTTTTTTGGGCAGTTTAACCACCTTTTCCACTTTCGCAGCCGAATCGGCGGCCACCGCGGGCGAAGGTCGTTTGGGCGTCGCGTCGGTCTATGTGTTGACGAATCTATTGGTCGGCTGGGCGGTGTTGCTGGGAAGCGCGTCGATGGTACGAGGCTGGATGTCGTGA
- a CDS encoding universal stress protein, with product MKILIAVDGSPDSMEAVKAIGRLTEKTPSQILLATVVNPPEVPIDASADLWVPQLLQQQEELAASTLDNAAALLAGHDHVTTKTCTGHVTHSILDTADEYGADLIVIGAVGHSAVARIVLGSVSDDVATHAKQSVLVYRRSEGFAAGGNDLRVTVAYDGSDSSEKALVDFANVDWSGDAIVNVVSVASRLEMFGQEITPAAIEESAKRRTDAKRLAVVGAERLKKHVATVAATMMESDHIGEGIMKAAAEHNSGLIVVGDKGHGFVARLLMGSTSRYVLRHATQSVLIAR from the coding sequence ATGAAGATTCTGATTGCTGTGGACGGTTCCCCCGATTCGATGGAAGCGGTGAAGGCGATCGGTCGCCTGACGGAAAAGACGCCGTCACAGATTTTGCTGGCCACGGTGGTCAATCCACCGGAGGTTCCGATCGACGCATCGGCCGACTTGTGGGTGCCTCAGTTGTTGCAACAACAGGAGGAATTGGCGGCGTCGACGTTGGACAACGCGGCGGCCCTGTTGGCCGGTCACGACCATGTGACGACCAAGACCTGCACCGGGCATGTGACCCATTCCATTTTGGACACCGCCGACGAATACGGTGCGGACTTGATCGTCATCGGTGCGGTCGGGCATTCGGCCGTTGCCCGCATCGTTTTGGGCAGCGTCAGCGACGACGTGGCCACTCATGCCAAGCAAAGCGTTTTGGTGTATCGACGTAGCGAAGGGTTCGCCGCCGGTGGGAACGACTTGCGTGTCACCGTCGCCTATGACGGATCCGATTCATCGGAAAAGGCGTTGGTTGATTTTGCCAACGTCGATTGGTCCGGAGACGCCATCGTCAATGTGGTCTCGGTGGCATCCCGGTTGGAAATGTTCGGTCAAGAAATCACACCCGCGGCGATCGAAGAATCTGCCAAACGGCGTACCGATGCCAAGCGTTTGGCCGTCGTGGGGGCCGAGCGTTTGAAGAAGCACGTCGCCACCGTTGCCGCGACGATGATGGAATCGGACCACATCGGCGAAGGCATCATGAAAGCGGCCGCCGAACACAACAGCGGTTTGATCGTGGTGGGCGACAAAGGACACGGCTTTGTTGCCCGTCTGTTAATGGGCAGCACGTCACGCTATGTGTTGCGGCACGCCACGCAGTCCGTTTTGATCGCTCGCTGA
- a CDS encoding AraC family transcriptional regulator yields MKNTDFRDAFLQRLPADQILALFDRLPDVSFFVKDRRGRFVSLNRRGCEYCGVTSADDVIGKTDHDFFPKVRADEYRDDDRRVMKSGKPIINRIESAPEDVGSPRLVATTKIPLRDQSGKVIGVAGCSRQIERMQSGTADALGDVMEYLHQHFDRHVTSDQLAEMSGLSVSHFERRFRLAFGTSPRQYLIRIRIEQATKMLRQTDHSVSNIAQRCGFYDHAHFSRSFQRIMNVSPTKYRRQYGENAVVPKGE; encoded by the coding sequence ATGAAAAACACTGACTTTCGCGACGCCTTTTTGCAGCGTCTGCCGGCGGATCAAATCTTGGCCCTGTTCGACCGACTGCCCGACGTCTCGTTTTTCGTCAAAGACCGGCGGGGCCGATTCGTGTCGCTGAACCGCCGCGGATGCGAATACTGTGGCGTGACGTCGGCGGACGACGTGATCGGCAAAACCGACCATGACTTTTTTCCCAAGGTCCGCGCCGACGAATACCGCGACGACGACCGCCGCGTGATGAAGTCGGGCAAGCCCATCATCAACCGGATCGAGAGCGCCCCGGAGGACGTGGGTTCGCCGCGTTTGGTTGCAACGACCAAGATCCCGCTGCGCGATCAAAGTGGCAAAGTCATCGGCGTGGCGGGGTGTTCACGCCAAATCGAACGCATGCAATCGGGCACCGCCGATGCGCTGGGTGACGTGATGGAATACCTTCACCAGCACTTTGATCGGCACGTGACCAGCGACCAACTAGCGGAGATGTCGGGGTTGTCGGTCAGCCATTTTGAACGACGGTTTCGATTGGCTTTTGGGACATCACCGCGACAATATCTGATCCGCATTCGCATCGAACAGGCGACCAAGATGTTGCGGCAGACCGACCACAGCGTTTCCAACATCGCACAACGTTGCGGCTTTTATGACCACGCCCATTTCAGCCGCAGCTTTCAACGCATCATGAATGTGTCGCCGACGAAATATCGACGACAGTACGGTGAAAACGCGGTCGTTCCCAAAGGCGAATGA